From Streptomyces asiaticus, one genomic window encodes:
- a CDS encoding acyltransferase domain-containing protein gives MSSNPSPGVTTAFLFPGQGGFDGEALRRAKERHPQIGRVFERLDTVTEELYGSRISEVLFGERKADLRDLLDNDPWASQVAIYGAGLAAYEILAAQGVAPDVLAGHSLGEITALVAAGAFSVEDGVRIVAQRVAVIERQGGVDGRMVALAASAERTRKLLDLVDEPLLAVATENHDEQTVVSGPAGILDRVVAIAGQLDVGAIEIDTPFPFHTPALAPAAPEFAAYVRKLDQRPLNRPVYSPILQRYYEPGDDLAELLAEHFTRPVRFAAAVRHLRETGAEVFVEAGGRAALSKLVAKVTDGSAVRSLPTLAVTGGRLALDGTLDALREAGLAAPERGGLAELLAPSVPADVFAAYWSERGHMVLELVRTELDAFRKSTEGGGAEPGPEPAAAVEPEPAAEAAPAPAPVPAPETPAAPAAPASGSRPEGYGRDQLFGELRTLYAEALEYPEDVFEDEVQLEAELGVDSVKQVELLSRVSSRYGLPPRESGFRLATYNTMGKITDFVLQQLNDHGAHTPASATG, from the coding sequence ATGTCCAGCAATCCGTCCCCCGGCGTCACGACGGCGTTCCTCTTCCCCGGACAGGGCGGCTTCGACGGCGAGGCGCTCCGCCGCGCCAAGGAGCGCCACCCCCAGATCGGCCGGGTCTTCGAGCGGCTCGACACCGTGACCGAGGAGCTCTACGGCAGCCGCATCTCCGAGGTGCTCTTCGGCGAGCGCAAGGCGGATCTGCGCGATCTGCTCGACAACGACCCCTGGGCCTCCCAGGTCGCCATCTACGGCGCAGGTCTGGCCGCCTACGAGATCCTCGCCGCCCAGGGCGTCGCCCCGGACGTGCTGGCCGGGCACAGCCTCGGCGAGATCACCGCCCTGGTGGCGGCCGGGGCCTTCTCGGTCGAGGACGGGGTCCGGATCGTCGCCCAGCGCGTCGCCGTGATCGAGCGGCAGGGCGGGGTCGACGGCCGCATGGTGGCCCTGGCCGCGAGCGCCGAGCGCACCCGCAAGCTGCTGGACCTGGTGGACGAGCCGCTGCTGGCCGTCGCCACCGAGAACCACGACGAGCAGACCGTGGTCAGCGGCCCCGCCGGAATCCTGGACCGCGTGGTGGCGATCGCCGGGCAGCTGGACGTGGGCGCCATCGAGATCGACACCCCCTTCCCCTTCCACACCCCGGCGCTCGCCCCCGCCGCCCCCGAGTTCGCCGCGTACGTGAGGAAGCTGGACCAGCGTCCGCTGAACCGCCCGGTCTACTCGCCGATCCTCCAGCGCTACTACGAGCCGGGCGACGACCTCGCCGAGCTGCTGGCCGAGCACTTCACCCGGCCGGTGCGGTTCGCCGCGGCCGTACGGCACCTGCGGGAGACCGGTGCCGAGGTGTTCGTGGAGGCGGGCGGGCGCGCCGCGCTCTCCAAGCTGGTCGCCAAGGTGACCGACGGCTCCGCGGTGCGGTCGCTGCCCACGCTGGCCGTGACCGGCGGGCGGCTCGCGCTCGACGGCACCCTCGACGCGCTGCGCGAGGCCGGTCTGGCGGCGCCGGAGCGCGGCGGGCTCGCCGAGCTGCTGGCCCCCTCGGTGCCCGCGGACGTCTTCGCGGCGTACTGGAGCGAACGCGGCCATATGGTGCTCGAGCTGGTCCGCACCGAACTGGACGCCTTCCGCAAGTCGACCGAGGGTGGCGGTGCCGAGCCCGGGCCGGAGCCCGCGGCGGCCGTCGAGCCTGAGCCCGCCGCCGAGGCTGCTCCCGCTCCCGCTCCCGTTCCCGCGCCGGAGACCCCGGCGGCCCCGGCGGCCCCCGCGTCCGGTTCGCGGCCCGAGGGGTACGGCCGCGACCAGCTCTTCGGGGAGCTGCGGACCCTCTACGCCGAGGCGCTCGAATACCCCGAGGACGTCTTCGAGGACGAGGTGCAGCTTGAGGCCGAGCTGGGCGTCGACTCCGTCAAGCAGGTCGAACTTCTGTCCAGGGTCTCCAGTCGCTACGGGCTGCCGCCGCGCGAGTCCGGCTTCCGGCTGGCCACCTACAACACCATGGGCAAGATCACCGACTTTGTGCTCCAGCAGCTCAACGACCACGGGGCCCACACACCGGCCTCCGCCACGGGCTGA
- a CDS encoding NAD(P)/FAD-dependent oxidoreductase, translating into MGDAMYDVIVVGARISGSSTAMLLARAGYRVLLLDRAKFPGGKGAATNLVHPPGILRLKRWGLLDEVAATGCPPIHSYGLQSGPVQLMAKLPAVEGVAEAYSPERRKLDEILLEAAVKAGAELREQVAVRELLTDAQGTVIGVRAETGDRTPIVEHARLVVGADGSNSTVARLVGAEKYDSHPVLNKSHWSYWADLPHDGKVRTYRHRHQHAFTWPTHDGLTIVGLALPVKDFKASADGERDATVVSAFEEVDPEFAARLRDTRRVDKWMTGAVPNFLRHCHGPGWALVGDAGYTRDPITAAGITDSLRGAELLVEAVEPALAGDRDLAPALAGYARRRDALVSGHFQYTRDHAAIADYNREELEFIRAMARSPHHGSGMVGMFATIVPPAEFYSPANIHALFDHIPPGSEPGWKIRMVRWLVRGAPRHLPPATRLADRLIAANLGSMGTFLLDSPVARVA; encoded by the coding sequence ATGGGGGACGCTATGTACGACGTCATTGTGGTAGGAGCACGCATCAGCGGGTCATCGACCGCGATGCTCCTGGCGAGAGCGGGGTACCGGGTCCTCCTCCTCGACCGGGCGAAATTCCCCGGCGGTAAGGGGGCCGCCACCAATCTGGTCCACCCTCCGGGAATTCTCCGGCTGAAGCGCTGGGGGCTGCTGGACGAGGTGGCGGCCACCGGCTGCCCGCCCATTCACTCCTACGGTCTGCAGAGCGGTCCCGTCCAGCTGATGGCCAAGCTGCCCGCCGTGGAGGGCGTGGCCGAGGCGTACTCCCCGGAGCGCCGCAAGCTGGACGAGATCCTGCTGGAGGCCGCCGTCAAGGCCGGGGCCGAACTGCGGGAACAGGTCGCCGTGCGGGAGCTGCTGACGGACGCCCAGGGCACCGTCATCGGCGTCCGGGCCGAGACCGGGGACCGCACCCCCATCGTCGAGCACGCCCGGCTGGTCGTGGGCGCCGACGGCTCGAACTCCACCGTCGCCCGGCTGGTGGGGGCCGAGAAGTACGACTCCCATCCGGTGCTCAACAAGAGCCACTGGTCGTACTGGGCCGATCTGCCGCACGACGGCAAGGTGCGCACCTACCGCCACCGCCATCAGCACGCCTTCACCTGGCCCACCCACGACGGCCTGACCATCGTCGGACTCGCCCTGCCGGTCAAGGACTTCAAGGCGTCCGCCGACGGGGAGCGCGACGCCACGGTCGTCTCCGCCTTCGAGGAGGTCGACCCGGAGTTCGCGGCGCGGCTGCGGGACACCCGGCGCGTCGACAAGTGGATGACCGGCGCGGTCCCCAACTTCCTGCGCCACTGTCACGGCCCCGGCTGGGCCCTGGTCGGCGACGCGGGCTACACCCGCGACCCCATCACCGCCGCCGGTATCACCGACTCGCTGCGCGGCGCCGAACTGCTGGTGGAGGCCGTGGAGCCGGCCCTGGCCGGGGACCGCGACCTCGCCCCCGCCCTCGCCGGCTACGCCCGGCGCCGTGACGCCCTGGTGAGCGGCCACTTCCAGTACACCCGCGACCACGCCGCGATCGCCGACTACAACCGCGAGGAGCTGGAGTTCATCCGGGCGATGGCCCGCAGCCCGCACCACGGCAGCGGCATGGTCGGGATGTTCGCCACCATCGTCCCGCCCGCCGAGTTCTACTCCCCGGCCAATATCCACGCCCTCTTCGACCACATCCCGCCGGGCTCCGAACCGGGCTGGAAGATCCGGATGGTGCGCTGGCTCGTCCGCGGCGCCCCCCGGCATCTGCCCCCGGCGACCCGGCTCGCCGACCGACTGATCGCCGCCAACCTCGGGAGCATGGGCACCTTCCTGCTCGACTCCCCGGTCGCCCGCGTGGCTTAG
- a CDS encoding MFS transporter codes for MTDRSGPSGMNPVWTLVVSGLTVFMAALDNLVVITALPAIQKDLGTSLQDLEWTVNGYTLTFSVFLMAGAAAGDRFGRRRVFLAGLVVFTGASAAAALSDSADALIAARAVQGLGAAVVMPLTLTLLTVAVPERRRGVALGVWGALSGLAVALGPLIGGAVVEKISWEWIFWVNVPIGVVVLVLGLWKLVESTRPDTSLDPVGTVLVSLGVFGVVYALVSTTEHGWTSGRVLGFLAGGLVVLALFVGWELRTAEPMLPMRLFRNRAFSAVNAASLLMFAAMFGLVFLLTQFMQNIQGFSPLEAGVKMLPWTAMPVVVAPLAALLTARLGNRLVVAAGLLFEAAGLGWLASVVSADTAYADQVPGLVLGGIGLGLFFSPVAEMAMNVVAPRDQGIASGANNTFRELGGALGVAVLTSVFTTLGGYGSPQEFVDGLRPAAWIGAGIAAAGCLAILMAPRGRTAPAETKVISSGAVEDSYQGNLPSRSRN; via the coding sequence ATGACTGACCGTTCCGGCCCGAGCGGAATGAACCCCGTGTGGACGCTGGTGGTGTCCGGACTCACCGTCTTCATGGCCGCCTTGGACAACCTCGTCGTCATCACCGCGCTGCCCGCCATCCAGAAGGACCTGGGCACCAGCCTCCAGGACCTGGAGTGGACGGTGAACGGCTACACCCTCACCTTCTCGGTCTTCCTGATGGCCGGCGCGGCCGCCGGTGACCGGTTCGGCCGCCGCCGGGTGTTCCTGGCCGGCCTCGTCGTCTTCACCGGGGCCTCCGCCGCCGCGGCGCTGTCCGACAGCGCGGACGCCCTGATCGCCGCCCGGGCCGTACAGGGGCTCGGGGCGGCCGTGGTGATGCCGCTGACGCTGACCCTGCTGACGGTGGCCGTCCCCGAGCGCAGGCGCGGTGTCGCGCTGGGCGTCTGGGGGGCCCTCAGCGGGCTCGCGGTCGCGCTCGGCCCGCTGATCGGCGGGGCCGTGGTGGAGAAGATCTCCTGGGAGTGGATCTTCTGGGTCAATGTGCCGATCGGCGTGGTGGTGCTGGTGCTCGGCCTGTGGAAGCTGGTCGAGTCCACCCGCCCGGACACCTCGCTGGACCCGGTGGGCACGGTCCTGGTCAGCCTCGGGGTGTTCGGCGTGGTCTACGCGCTGGTGTCCACCACCGAACACGGCTGGACCAGCGGCCGGGTGCTCGGCTTCCTGGCCGGCGGCCTGGTGGTGCTCGCGCTCTTCGTCGGCTGGGAGCTGCGCACGGCCGAACCGATGCTGCCGATGCGGCTGTTCCGCAACCGGGCGTTCAGCGCGGTCAACGCGGCCAGCCTGCTGATGTTCGCGGCCATGTTCGGACTGGTCTTCCTGCTCACCCAGTTCATGCAGAACATCCAGGGCTTCTCGCCGCTGGAGGCGGGCGTGAAGATGCTGCCGTGGACGGCGATGCCGGTCGTCGTCGCCCCGCTGGCGGCGCTGCTGACCGCCCGGCTCGGCAACCGTCTGGTGGTCGCCGCGGGCCTGCTGTTCGAAGCCGCGGGTCTCGGCTGGCTGGCGTCCGTGGTGAGCGCGGACACCGCCTACGCCGACCAGGTGCCCGGTCTGGTGCTCGGCGGAATCGGCCTGGGGCTGTTCTTCTCGCCCGTCGCGGAAATGGCGATGAACGTCGTCGCGCCCCGCGACCAGGGAATCGCCTCGGGCGCCAACAACACCTTCCGGGAGCTCGGCGGCGCACTCGGCGTCGCGGTGCTCACCTCCGTATTCACCACGCTGGGCGGATACGGCTCGCCGCAGGAATTCGTGGACGGGCTGCGGCCCGCCGCCTGGATCGGCGCCGGAATCGCCGCCGCCGGCTGTCTGGCCATTCTCATGGCACCGCGCGGCCGCACCGCGCCGGCCGAAACGAAGGTGATTTCTTCGGGGGCCGTCGAGGATTCATATCAGGGAAACCTGCCGAGTCGATCGCGCAACTAA
- a CDS encoding response regulator transcription factor, whose product MSDRGGLTVVPDIPVPNWARELERVPLLSAREGQTFALLGAGWSNRRIALRLQVTERTVKAHVASILAKLQVESRLQAGLVALSYRHLYQSTVPGRGVAG is encoded by the coding sequence GTGTCCGACAGGGGCGGTCTCACCGTCGTGCCCGATATTCCCGTGCCCAACTGGGCGCGGGAGCTGGAACGTGTGCCGCTGTTATCAGCCAGGGAGGGCCAGACGTTTGCACTGCTCGGCGCGGGCTGGTCCAACCGCCGTATCGCGCTGCGGCTGCAAGTGACCGAGCGCACGGTGAAGGCGCATGTGGCGTCAATACTCGCGAAACTGCAGGTCGAATCGCGACTACAGGCCGGTCTGGTCGCGCTCAGCTACCGCCACCTGTACCAAAGTACAGTTCCGGGGAGAGGCGTGGCCGGTTAG
- a CDS encoding IclR family transcriptional regulator, with protein sequence MQRAFTQLEGRAHGPGALARAADLDDSTVYRILQSGVHQGIFVREGRGLYRLGSAAPQLGLKALAHSPAPEAAHALLEALRRATGGLAFLYLLAPFGGAHRQCVDMAVGDSDLTELGMTPRAVQTVEHSLRVGAAGRAILAYLPETIQSEVLDRPVPTEAGPGAYQDDVRLLASLARIRARGYALGHEECAAGWNECAAPVTWDGLVMGSVLVMKPKQVMTRCPVTVIEAVERTASALADLGRGRPAGPDGDDSRTK encoded by the coding sequence GTGCAGCGGGCCTTCACCCAGCTCGAGGGGCGGGCCCATGGGCCCGGGGCGCTGGCCAGAGCGGCGGATCTGGACGACTCGACCGTCTACCGGATCCTTCAGTCCGGGGTGCACCAGGGCATCTTCGTCCGCGAGGGCCGGGGTCTCTACCGGCTGGGCTCGGCGGCCCCGCAGCTCGGTCTCAAGGCCCTGGCCCACTCGCCCGCGCCGGAGGCCGCCCACGCCCTCCTCGAGGCGCTGCGCCGGGCCACCGGGGGGCTGGCCTTCCTCTATCTGCTGGCGCCCTTCGGCGGCGCGCACCGGCAGTGCGTCGACATGGCCGTCGGCGACTCCGATCTGACGGAGCTCGGGATGACGCCGCGCGCGGTGCAGACCGTCGAGCACTCGCTGCGGGTGGGGGCCGCGGGGCGGGCCATCCTGGCGTATCTGCCGGAGACCATCCAGTCGGAGGTGCTGGACCGGCCGGTGCCCACCGAGGCCGGTCCCGGCGCCTACCAGGACGATGTGCGGCTGCTGGCCTCGCTGGCCCGGATCAGGGCGCGCGGGTACGCCCTGGGGCACGAGGAGTGCGCGGCGGGGTGGAACGAGTGCGCGGCGCCGGTCACCTGGGACGGGCTGGTGATGGGCTCGGTGCTGGTGATGAAGCCCAAGCAGGTCATGACGCGGTGTCCGGTGACCGTCATCGAGGCGGTCGAGCGGACGGCGTCCGCGCTGGCCGACCTGGGGCGGGGCCGTCCCGCCGGTCCGGATGGCGACGATTCGAGAACGAAGTAA
- a CDS encoding ABC transporter ATP-binding protein, giving the protein MAEQTLDKGAQAERADQAARAASAPARVPTVIADDVHIVYRVNGGPKGKGSATAALSRLLGRKNAPGMREVHAVRGVTFVAYKGESIGLIGSNGSGKSTLLKAVAGLLPTERGKVYTHGQPSLLGVNAALMNDLTGERNVILGGLAMGMSREQVRERYQGIVDFSGINEKGDFITLPMRTYSSGMAARLRFSIAAAKDHDVLMIDEALATGDRKFQKRSEARIRELRQEAGTVFLVSHNNKSIRDTCDRVLWLEKGELLMDGPTDEVVKAYEKETGK; this is encoded by the coding sequence GTGGCTGAGCAGACCCTCGACAAAGGTGCCCAGGCGGAGCGGGCCGACCAGGCCGCTCGGGCGGCTTCCGCGCCGGCGCGGGTGCCCACCGTCATCGCCGACGACGTCCATATCGTCTACCGGGTCAACGGCGGCCCCAAGGGGAAGGGCAGTGCCACCGCCGCCCTCAGCCGCCTGCTGGGCCGCAAGAATGCGCCGGGCATGCGTGAGGTGCACGCGGTGCGCGGGGTCACCTTCGTGGCGTACAAGGGTGAGTCGATCGGTCTGATCGGGTCCAATGGGTCGGGGAAGTCGACCCTGCTGAAGGCGGTGGCGGGGCTGCTGCCCACCGAGCGCGGCAAGGTCTACACCCATGGTCAGCCGTCGCTGCTGGGGGTGAACGCGGCGCTGATGAACGACCTGACCGGTGAGCGGAATGTGATCCTGGGCGGTCTGGCGATGGGGATGTCGCGTGAGCAGGTCCGGGAGCGTTACCAGGGCATCGTGGACTTCTCGGGTATCAATGAGAAGGGTGATTTCATCACCCTGCCGATGCGTACGTACTCCTCGGGTATGGCGGCCCGGCTGCGGTTCTCCATCGCCGCGGCCAAGGACCACGATGTGCTGATGATCGACGAGGCGCTGGCCACGGGTGACAGGAAGTTCCAGAAGCGTTCCGAGGCCCGGATCCGGGAGCTCCGTCAGGAGGCCGGCACGGTCTTCCTCGTCAGCCACAACAACAAGTCCATCCGGGACACCTGTGACCGGGTGCTGTGGCTGGAGAAGGGCGAGTTGCTGATGGACGGCCCGACCGACGAGGTCGTCAAGGCGTACGAGAAGGAGACCGGCAAGTAG
- a CDS encoding ABC transporter permease yields the protein MSETTHDGAVAVSGPPSADEGLSPAELARKYELSVSGARVGLGEYIRQMWGRRHFIIAFSSAKLTAQYSQAKLGQVWQVATPLLNAAVYFFIFGMLLKSSRGMANDMYIPFLVTGVFVFTFTQASAMAGVRAISGNLGLVRALHFPRASLPISFALQQLQQLLFSMIVLVVVLLGFGHFPSFAWLLIVPTLALQFVFNTGLSLIMARLGAKTPDLAQLLPFILRTWMYASGVMFPLARTLEHAGASKWISDAMLGNPAAVYMDLMRYALIDDYTGANLPPHVWALALGWAVLFGVGGFVYFWKAEEQYGRG from the coding sequence GTGAGCGAGACTACGCACGACGGTGCGGTAGCCGTGAGTGGCCCGCCATCAGCCGACGAGGGACTGTCCCCGGCCGAGCTGGCGCGGAAGTACGAGCTGTCGGTGAGCGGCGCCCGGGTGGGCCTCGGCGAGTACATCCGCCAGATGTGGGGCCGGCGCCACTTCATCATCGCCTTCTCGTCGGCCAAGCTCACCGCCCAGTACAGCCAGGCCAAGCTGGGTCAGGTGTGGCAGGTGGCGACCCCGCTGCTCAACGCGGCGGTCTACTTCTTCATCTTCGGCATGCTGCTGAAGAGCAGCCGCGGCATGGCGAACGACATGTACATTCCGTTCCTGGTGACGGGTGTGTTCGTCTTCACCTTCACCCAGGCGTCCGCCATGGCGGGCGTTCGGGCGATCTCCGGGAACCTGGGGCTGGTGCGGGCCCTGCACTTCCCTCGCGCCTCGCTCCCCATCTCCTTCGCGCTCCAGCAGCTCCAGCAGCTGCTCTTCTCGATGATCGTGCTGGTCGTCGTGTTGCTGGGCTTCGGTCACTTCCCGTCCTTCGCCTGGCTGCTGATCGTTCCCACGCTGGCGCTCCAGTTCGTCTTCAACACCGGGCTTTCGCTGATCATGGCCCGGCTGGGGGCCAAGACCCCGGACCTCGCTCAGCTGCTGCCCTTCATCCTCCGTACGTGGATGTACGCGTCCGGCGTGATGTTCCCGCTGGCCCGTACGCTCGAACACGCGGGGGCGAGTAAGTGGATCTCGGACGCCATGCTCGGGAATCCGGCGGCGGTGTACATGGACCTGATGCGGTACGCCCTGATCGACGACTACACCGGGGCCAACCTGCCGCCGCATGTGTGGGCGCTGGCCCTGGGCTGGGCGGTGCTCTTCGGTGTCGGGGGATTCGTGTACTTCTGGAAGGCAGAGGAGCAGTACGGCCGTGGCTGA
- a CDS encoding glycosyltransferase family 2 protein produces MKLGAVVLTMGNRPEELRALLDSVAKQDGDPVEVVVVGNGSPLPTLPEGVRTIELPENVGIPAGRNVGIEAFGPGGSDVDVLLFLDDDGLLPGTDTAELCRQAFAADPKLGIISFRIADPETGVTQRRHVPRLRASDPLRSSRVTTFLGGANAVRTTVFQQVGGLPDDFFYAHEETDLAWRALDAGWMIDYRSDMVLHHPTTAPSRHAVYHRMVARNRVWLARRNLPALLVPVYLGVWLLLTLARRPSKTALRAWFGGFREGWRTPCGPRHPMKWRTVWRLTRLGRPPVI; encoded by the coding sequence ATGAAGCTCGGAGCGGTCGTCCTGACGATGGGCAATCGCCCCGAGGAGCTGCGCGCGCTCCTCGACTCGGTCGCCAAGCAGGACGGCGACCCGGTCGAGGTGGTCGTCGTGGGCAACGGCTCGCCGCTGCCCACGCTCCCCGAGGGCGTACGGACCATCGAGCTGCCCGAGAACGTGGGCATTCCGGCGGGCCGCAACGTGGGCATCGAGGCGTTCGGACCCGGCGGGTCGGACGTCGACGTGCTGCTGTTCCTCGACGACGACGGACTGCTGCCGGGCACCGACACCGCCGAGCTGTGCCGCCAGGCGTTCGCCGCCGACCCGAAGCTGGGCATCATCTCGTTCCGCATCGCCGACCCCGAGACCGGCGTCACCCAGCGTCGCCATGTGCCCCGGCTGCGCGCCTCCGACCCCCTGCGGTCCTCCCGGGTGACCACCTTCCTGGGCGGTGCCAACGCGGTCCGTACCACGGTGTTCCAGCAGGTCGGAGGGTTGCCGGACGACTTCTTCTACGCCCATGAGGAGACCGATCTGGCCTGGCGGGCGCTGGACGCCGGATGGATGATCGATTACCGGTCGGACATGGTGCTGCACCATCCGACCACCGCCCCGAGCAGGCACGCGGTCTACCACCGCATGGTGGCGCGCAACCGGGTCTGGCTGGCCCGGCGTAACCTTCCTGCGCTGCTCGTCCCCGTCTATCTGGGCGTCTGGCTGCTGCTCACGCTGGCCAGGCGTCCTTCGAAAACCGCACTTCGGGCCTGGTTCGGGGGGTTCCGGGAAGGCTGGAGGACACCATGTGGTCCACGCCACCCCATGAAGTGGCGTACGGTATGGCGCCTGACCCGACTGGGCCGACCTCCTGTCATCTGA
- a CDS encoding CDP-alcohol phosphatidyltransferase family protein, with protein sequence MPKQSVKPSVAELRPVVHPAGVKDRRSGEHWAGRLYMREISLRIDRHLVNTRVTPNQLTYLMTVFGALAAPALLVPGIAGAVLGVLMVQLYLLLDCVDGEIARWKKQFSLGGVYLDRVGAYLCDAAVLVGFGLRAADLWGSGRIDWLWAFLGTLAALGAILIKAETDLVGVARHQGGLPPVKEAAAEPRSSGVALARRAAAALKFHRLVLGVEASLLILVVAVVDQVRGDLFFTRLGVAVLAGIALLQTLLHLVSILASSRLK encoded by the coding sequence ATGCCAAAGCAGTCAGTCAAGCCATCAGTGGCTGAACTCCGCCCGGTCGTCCACCCCGCTGGGGTGAAGGACCGGCGGAGCGGTGAGCACTGGGCCGGGCGCCTCTACATGCGCGAGATCTCGCTGCGCATCGACCGGCACCTGGTGAACACGCGGGTCACGCCCAACCAGCTGACGTATCTGATGACCGTCTTCGGCGCCCTCGCGGCCCCGGCCCTGCTGGTGCCGGGGATCGCGGGCGCCGTGCTCGGGGTGCTGATGGTGCAGCTCTACCTGCTGCTGGACTGCGTCGACGGCGAGATAGCCCGCTGGAAGAAGCAGTTCTCGCTGGGCGGCGTCTATCTGGACCGGGTCGGCGCCTATCTGTGCGACGCCGCGGTGCTCGTCGGCTTCGGTCTGCGCGCCGCCGACCTGTGGGGCTCGGGGCGGATCGACTGGCTGTGGGCGTTCCTCGGCACCCTCGCCGCGCTCGGTGCCATCCTGATCAAGGCCGAGACCGACCTGGTCGGGGTCGCCCGGCACCAGGGCGGTCTGCCGCCGGTCAAGGAGGCGGCCGCCGAGCCGCGCTCGTCCGGTGTGGCGCTGGCCCGCAGGGCGGCCGCGGCGCTGAAGTTCCACCGGCTGGTCCTCGGCGTCGAGGCGTCGCTGCTCATCCTCGTGGTGGCGGTCGTGGACCAGGTGCGCGGCGATCTGTTCTTCACCCGGCTGGGCGTTGCCGTACTGGCCGGTATCGCCCTGCTGCAAACCCTGCTTCACCTCGTGTCCATCCTCGCGTCGAGCAGGCTCAAGTGA
- a CDS encoding iron-containing alcohol dehydrogenase family protein gives MPVLTRLIPSPLVVDIRAGALDDLAGVLADQRISSSGKLAIAISGGSGALLRERLAPALPGASWYEVDGGTLDDAIKLADRMKSGHYDAVVGLGGGKIIDCAKFAAARIGLPLVAVATNLSHDGLCSPVATLDNDAGRGSYGVPNPIAVVIDLDVIREAPVRFVRSGIGDALSNISAVADWELSNRETGEQIDGLAAAMARQAGEAVLRHPGGVGDDGFLQVLAEGLVLTGISMSVAGDSRPASGACHEINHAFDLLFPKRAASHGEQCGLAAAFAMRLRGAHEESEHMAEVLHRHGLPVLPEEIGFTADEFVQVVEFAPKTRPGRYTILEHLDLSSDAIRDAYADYAKAVSQAISG, from the coding sequence GTGCCAGTACTGACGAGGCTCATCCCCTCGCCGCTCGTCGTCGACATCCGCGCGGGCGCCCTGGACGATCTCGCGGGGGTCCTCGCCGACCAGCGGATCTCCTCCTCCGGCAAGCTGGCCATCGCCATCAGCGGTGGCTCCGGCGCCCTGCTGCGCGAGCGGCTGGCGCCGGCGCTGCCGGGCGCGAGCTGGTACGAGGTCGACGGCGGCACCCTGGATGACGCGATCAAGCTCGCCGACCGGATGAAGTCGGGGCACTACGACGCGGTCGTGGGGCTGGGCGGCGGAAAGATCATCGACTGTGCGAAGTTCGCCGCGGCGCGCATCGGCCTTCCGCTGGTCGCCGTCGCCACCAACCTCTCGCACGACGGTCTGTGCTCCCCGGTCGCGACCCTCGACAACGACGCGGGCCGCGGCTCGTACGGGGTGCCCAACCCGATCGCCGTGGTCATCGACCTCGATGTGATCCGCGAGGCGCCGGTCCGCTTCGTCCGCTCCGGTATCGGCGACGCCCTGTCCAACATCTCCGCGGTCGCGGACTGGGAGCTGTCCAACCGGGAGACCGGCGAGCAGATCGACGGCCTCGCGGCCGCGATGGCGCGCCAGGCCGGTGAGGCCGTGCTGCGCCACCCCGGCGGGGTCGGCGACGACGGCTTCCTCCAGGTGCTGGCCGAGGGACTGGTGCTCACCGGCATCTCGATGTCGGTCGCGGGGGACTCCCGCCCGGCCTCCGGTGCCTGCCACGAGATCAACCACGCCTTCGACCTGCTCTTCCCCAAGCGCGCCGCCAGCCACGGCGAGCAGTGCGGCCTGGCCGCCGCCTTCGCGATGCGTCTGCGCGGGGCGCACGAGGAGTCGGAGCACATGGCCGAGGTGCTGCACCGGCACGGGCTGCCCGTGCTGCCCGAGGAGATCGGCTTCACCGCGGACGAGTTCGTCCAGGTCGTGGAGTTCGCTCCGAAGACGCGCCCCGGCCGCTACACGATCCTCGAGCACCTCGACCTCTCATCCGACGCGATCAGGGACGCATACGCCGACTATGCCAAAGCAGTCAGTCAAGCCATCAGTGGCTGA